Proteins from one Ipomoea triloba cultivar NCNSP0323 chromosome 1, ASM357664v1 genomic window:
- the LOC115999503 gene encoding transcription repressor OFP15-like: MGKKMKLPFLFRTSEAWPPWPSCGFIGNPKTLSFRADSDSNAMLKTLNSAYLVDECSVCCGEFPPPPPPPPPQAAAESFGDGGECVENVIRRLRSSERLFFEPGGARSSKLLEEEEPPRTVAGGGGESFVFKESVEMEIASRNPFADFRRSMAEMVEAHGGGFPHDWKFLEELLACYLRLNGKTSHGYIVGAFVDLLVELFMDQSLANEESDTINVPSSSSSSSTSSINTFNSHCQLSSSSSSSSSSTTHSFTSPLSFCSSLSLLEEAEDETEKSIDNASSSSSSSLSPHFS; encoded by the coding sequence atggGGAAGAAAATGAAGCTTCCATTTCTGTTCAGAACCTCAGAAGCATGGCCGCCATGGCCGAGCTGCGGCTTTATTGGCAATCCCAAAACCCTTTCCTTTCGAGCCGATAGCGACAGTAACGCCATGTTAAAGACTCTGAACTCGGCGTATCTCGTTGATGAATGTTCCGTCTGTTGCGGTGAGTTtccgcctccgccgccgccgccgccgccgcaggcgGCGGCGGAAAGTTTTGGCGATGGCGGCGAGTGTGTAGAGAATGTGATTCGCCGCTTGAGGTCGTCGGAGAGGCTGTTCTTCGAGCCGGGGGGAGCGAGATCGTCGAAGCTGTTGGAGGAGGAAGAGCCGCCGCGGACGGTGGCCGGCGGCGGCGGGGAGAGTTTTGTGTTCAAGGAGAGCGTGGAGATGGAAATCGCGTCCAGGAACCCTTTTGCGGATTTCAGGAGATCAATGGCGGAGATGGTGGAAGCCCACGGCGGCGGGTTTCCGCACGATTGGAAGTTTCTAGAAGAGCTCCTGGCTTGCTATCTGAGACTCAACGGAAAAACCAGCCATGGATATATAGTTGGAGCTTTTGTGGACTTGCTGGTTGAGCTTTTCATGGATCAGAGTTTAGCCAATGAAGAATCTGACACCATTAATgtcccttcttcttcctcatcatcatccacATCTTCAATCAATACTTTTAATAGCCATTGTCaactatcttcttcttcttcttcttcatcttcttctactACCCATTCCTTCACCTCTCCTTTATCTTTTTGTTCTTCTTTGTCCTTGCTAGAGGAAGCTGAGGATGAGACTGAGAAATCCATAGACAatgcatcttcttcttcatcttcatctttgtctccacatttttcttga